A single window of Caminicella sporogenes DSM 14501 DNA harbors:
- the galE gene encoding UDP-glucose 4-epimerase GalE, with the protein MSILITGGAGYIGSHTCVELLKVGYDIVVVDNFFNSKPEVLKRIKEITGKEFKFYEVDILDREGLEKVFSKNNIEAVIHFAGLKAVGESVEIPLKYYHNNITGTIILCEVMQKYGVKKMVFSSSATVYGKPKSVPITEDFPLGAINPYGRTKLMIEEILRDVYISDNDWSIVLLRYFNPIGAHESGRIGEDPNGIPNNLMPYITQVAVGKREKLNIFGNDYDTHDGTGVRDYIHVVDLAKGHLKALEKIMATKGIDAYNLGTGVGYSVLDIVKSFERVTGQKIPYIITERREGDIDKCYADPTKAYKELGWKAKKNIEDMCKDSWNWQKNNPDGYSCS; encoded by the coding sequence ATGAGTATTTTAATAACAGGTGGAGCAGGTTATATTGGAAGTCATACCTGTGTAGAACTTCTTAAAGTAGGTTATGATATTGTTGTAGTTGACAATTTTTTTAATAGTAAACCTGAAGTTTTAAAGCGTATTAAGGAAATAACAGGAAAAGAATTTAAATTTTATGAAGTAGATATTTTGGATAGAGAAGGGCTTGAAAAAGTATTTTCTAAAAACAATATTGAGGCAGTTATTCATTTTGCAGGGCTTAAGGCAGTAGGTGAGTCTGTAGAAATTCCTCTTAAATACTATCATAACAACATTACTGGTACTATTATACTTTGTGAAGTGATGCAAAAATACGGTGTAAAGAAAATGGTATTCAGCTCATCTGCTACTGTATATGGGAAACCTAAAAGTGTACCTATAACAGAAGATTTCCCACTTGGAGCTATCAATCCTTATGGACGTACTAAATTAATGATAGAAGAAATATTAAGGGATGTATATATTTCTGATAATGATTGGAGTATAGTTCTTCTTAGATATTTCAATCCAATTGGTGCCCATGAAAGTGGTAGGATTGGTGAAGATCCAAATGGTATACCAAATAATTTAATGCCTTATATTACTCAAGTAGCAGTAGGAAAAAGAGAGAAACTTAATATTTTCGGAAATGATTACGATACTCACGATGGTACAGGTGTTAGGGATTATATTCATGTAGTTGATTTAGCTAAAGGACATTTAAAAGCCCTTGAAAAGATTATGGCTACTAAAGGTATAGATGCATATAATCTAGGAACTGGAGTAGGATATAGTGTACTTGATATTGTTAAAAGTTTTGAAAGGGTTACAGGACAGAAAATTCCATATATTATTACAGAGAGAAGAGAAGGAGATATAGACAAGTGTTATGCTGATCCAACTAAAGCTTATAAGGAATTAGGATGGAAAGCGAAAAAAAATATTGAGGATATGTGCAAAGATTCATGGAATTGGCAGAAAAATAATCCTGATGGATATAGTTGTTCATAA
- a CDS encoding sugar transferase: protein MSFSKERKDGTFLKLFEFVFYVIFILLGFYLAFLIRFEMNPSSVNIQPFYQNMPYIIVTSIIIFYIYDIVLTAKKSLYENALTIAISVFLIDIMTVAIVFFNRGFAFPRSVFIVGFFIQFILIFFLKITVLNIIKRNRKSQNILLVVSNKESNLITKEFLLNKTENDCIKYICNLINQETYKLIDEVDKVYIDSNIPNKDKLDLIEYCSKKNKILYLVPGMLEIALINSKITQSNDMLLLKVERFGLSFEQKVLKRVLDIVISIIGLIITLPLLLIVSIIIKLYDKGPVFYKQERVTENNKIFNLYKFRTMIVDAEKYTGPVLATERDPRITPIGRFLRATRIDELPQLINVLKGDMSIVGPRPERPYFVEKFNKEIEEFKYRVFVKAGITGLAQVLGRYSTDPENKAKFDLLYIKNYSLLLDIKIIFNTFKVIFMKDSSAGVKEDEKVGDILEKFNLSVYEEVVATKEE, encoded by the coding sequence ATGAGCTTTTCAAAAGAAAGAAAAGATGGGACTTTTTTGAAGTTGTTTGAATTTGTATTTTATGTTATTTTTATTCTTTTGGGTTTTTATTTAGCATTTTTGATTAGATTTGAGATGAATCCATCATCAGTTAATATACAGCCTTTTTATCAGAATATGCCATATATAATAGTAACTTCTATTATTATATTTTATATATATGATATTGTTTTAACAGCTAAAAAATCATTGTATGAAAACGCATTAACAATAGCTATTTCTGTATTTTTAATAGATATAATGACAGTAGCAATAGTATTTTTCAATAGAGGATTTGCTTTTCCACGTAGTGTTTTTATTGTAGGATTTTTTATTCAATTTATATTAATATTTTTTCTAAAAATTACAGTTTTAAATATAATAAAACGAAACAGAAAATCACAAAACATTTTACTAGTTGTATCAAATAAAGAATCAAATCTTATAACTAAAGAGTTTTTATTGAATAAAACCGAAAATGATTGTATTAAATATATTTGCAACTTAATAAATCAAGAAACGTATAAATTGATTGATGAAGTAGATAAAGTTTATATTGATAGCAATATACCAAATAAAGATAAACTAGATTTAATCGAATATTGTTCTAAAAAAAATAAAATTTTATATTTAGTACCGGGGATGCTTGAAATTGCATTGATAAATTCAAAAATCACACAGAGTAATGATATGCTGTTATTAAAAGTTGAACGATTTGGTTTATCTTTTGAGCAAAAAGTATTAAAAAGAGTTTTGGATATAGTTATATCAATTATTGGATTGATTATTACATTACCTTTACTATTAATTGTTTCAATAATTATTAAATTATATGATAAAGGTCCTGTATTTTATAAACAAGAAAGAGTTACTGAAAATAATAAAATATTTAATTTATATAAGTTTAGGACTATGATAGTTGATGCAGAAAAATATACAGGTCCAGTATTGGCAACAGAAAGAGACCCTAGGATAACTCCAATAGGAAGATTTCTTAGGGCTACTCGAATAGATGAACTTCCACAGTTAATAAATGTGTTAAAAGGTGATATGAGTATAGTAGGACCAAGACCAGAAAGACCATATTTTGTAGAAAAGTTTAATAAGGAAATTGAAGAATTTAAATACAGGGTTTTTGTTAAAGCAGGTATAACTGGTTTAGCTCAAGTTCTAGGAAGATATTCTACTGATCCAGAAAATAAAGCCAAATTCGATTTATTATATATAAAAAATTATTCTTTGCTTTTAGATATAAAGATTATATTTAACACTTTTAAAGTTATCTTTATGAAAGATAGTTCAGCAGGTGTTAAAGAAGATGAGAAAGTAGGAGATATATTAGAGAAATTTAATTTGAGTGTTTATGAAGAAGTGGTGGCGACTAAGGAAGAATAA
- a CDS encoding glycosyltransferase family 2 protein, whose amino-acid sequence MDKKVSVVIPTYKRSKFLQRAINSVLNQTYSNIEIIVVDDNDPNSKYRVETEKKMLKYIDCNNVIYIKNKKNLGGALARNEGILKASGDYITFLDDDDVYLPDKVSSQIKYMIENELDMSFTDVRIHNMDDKLVDYREHNYVKNLSNEELLKQHIMHHLTPTATYMFKKKSILNVGGFDDVQMGQEFMLMLKAIESGLKIGYLPVAHVIQYIHDGERISVGQNKIKAEVELYNFKKKYFNILNFRQRRYVKFRHHAVMMIVGKRSKQPIIAIQHLMKAFLTSPIDCILETIYHIKKINKYKTLAHRIHSS is encoded by the coding sequence ATGGATAAGAAAGTAAGTGTAGTAATTCCTACATATAAGCGAAGTAAATTCCTTCAGAGAGCTATAAACTCTGTATTAAATCAGACATATTCTAATATAGAAATAATTGTAGTAGACGATAATGATCCTAATTCAAAGTATAGAGTAGAAACTGAAAAAAAAATGTTAAAATATATCGATTGTAATAATGTTATATACATAAAAAACAAGAAGAACCTAGGAGGGGCACTCGCAAGAAATGAAGGAATACTAAAAGCAAGTGGTGACTATATAACTTTCCTTGATGATGATGATGTTTATCTTCCAGATAAAGTAAGTAGTCAAATTAAGTACATGATAGAGAATGAATTAGATATGTCGTTTACTGATGTGAGAATTCATAATATGGATGATAAGTTAGTAGATTATAGAGAACATAATTATGTAAAAAACTTATCTAACGAAGAACTTTTAAAACAACATATAATGCATCATTTGACACCAACAGCTACATATATGTTTAAGAAAAAATCTATTCTTAATGTTGGTGGATTTGATGATGTTCAGATGGGACAAGAGTTTATGTTAATGTTAAAAGCTATTGAAAGTGGTTTGAAAATTGGATATCTTCCAGTTGCACATGTAATTCAATATATACATGATGGAGAGCGAATATCAGTAGGCCAAAATAAAATTAAAGCAGAGGTAGAATTATATAACTTTAAGAAAAAGTATTTTAACATACTAAATTTTAGGCAAAGACGATATGTTAAATTCAGGCATCATGCAGTCATGATGATTGTAGGTAAGAGAAGTAAACAACCAATCATTGCAATACAACATTTAATGAAAGCTTTTTTAACTTCACCGATAGATTGTATTTTAGAAACTATATACCATATTAAGAAGATTAATAAATATAAAACCTTAGCACATAGAATACATAGTTCGTAG
- a CDS encoding UDP-glucose dehydrogenase family protein, with translation MKITVAGTGYVGLVTGVCLAEIGHNVTCVDVDENKINLMKSGKSPIYEAGLEELMLKNKDRLTYTTDYKSAYKDADVIFIGVGTPEKKDGSANLKYVYEVVKQIAETVEKDSLVVIKSTVPIGTNDKIERFLKENLKNDVDVEVASNPEFLAQGTAVKDTLQASRIVLGVKSKRAEKILRKVYDGFNQPYVVTDRRSAEMIKYASNDFLALKISYINEIANLCEIVGANVEDIAKGMGYDPRIGNKFLRAGIGYGGSCFPKDTKALHWLANFHDYELKTVKAAIEVNENQKIKLIKKARRYYESFNGLNVAILGLTFKPGTDDLREAPSLANIPILLEDGANIKAWDPVGVENYKKIYPNEITYCDSIEEAIKDADICLIFTEWPEIVNFDISKFEKLMKKPIVLDGRNCYDLKEVKDAGIIYESIGRRTINGYYKISSIEEVATAKNK, from the coding sequence ATGAAAATTACAGTAGCAGGTACAGGATATGTAGGGCTAGTAACAGGGGTATGCCTTGCAGAAATAGGGCATAATGTTACATGTGTAGATGTAGATGAAAATAAAATTAATCTAATGAAATCAGGGAAATCTCCTATATATGAAGCAGGATTAGAAGAATTAATGCTTAAAAATAAGGATAGATTAACTTATACTACAGATTATAAAAGTGCTTATAAAGACGCTGATGTCATTTTCATAGGCGTGGGAACTCCTGAAAAGAAAGATGGCTCAGCAAATCTAAAATATGTTTATGAGGTAGTAAAACAAATAGCTGAAACAGTAGAGAAAGACTCTTTAGTTGTAATAAAATCTACTGTACCAATTGGAACTAATGATAAGATAGAAAGATTTTTAAAGGAAAACTTAAAAAATGATGTAGATGTAGAAGTAGCTTCTAATCCAGAATTTTTAGCTCAAGGTACAGCTGTAAAAGATACTTTACAAGCTTCGAGGATTGTATTAGGTGTAAAATCAAAAAGGGCAGAAAAAATATTAAGAAAAGTATATGATGGATTTAATCAACCTTATGTTGTTACTGATAGAAGAAGTGCTGAGATGATTAAATATGCATCTAATGATTTCTTAGCATTAAAAATATCATATATTAATGAAATTGCTAATTTATGTGAAATAGTTGGAGCTAATGTGGAAGATATAGCAAAGGGAATGGGATACGATCCTCGTATTGGAAATAAATTTTTAAGAGCAGGTATAGGATATGGTGGATCATGTTTTCCAAAGGATACAAAAGCATTACATTGGTTAGCTAATTTCCACGATTATGAGTTGAAAACTGTAAAGGCTGCAATTGAGGTCAATGAAAATCAAAAGATAAAACTTATAAAGAAAGCAAGGAGATATTATGAAAGTTTTAATGGTTTAAATGTTGCAATTCTTGGATTAACATTTAAACCAGGAACAGATGATTTACGTGAAGCACCATCCTTAGCAAACATTCCAATACTTCTTGAAGATGGAGCTAATATTAAAGCTTGGGACCCTGTAGGGGTTGAGAACTATAAAAAGATTTATCCTAATGAAATAACATATTGTGATAGTATCGAAGAGGCAATTAAAGATGCAGATATTTGTTTAATATTTACGGAATGGCCAGAAATAGTTAATTTTGATATATCTAAGTTTGAAAAACTTATGAAAAAGCCAATAGTACTTGATGGAAGAAATTGCTATGATTTAAAAGAGGTAAAAGATGCTGGAATAATATATGAATCAATAGGTAGAAGGACTATTAATGGATATTATAAAATAAGTTCTATAGAGGAAGTAGCTACAGCAAAAAATAAATAG
- a CDS encoding DegT/DnrJ/EryC1/StrS family aminotransferase, with product MKIPLIDLKKQYETIKSDADKNVLEILSSANYIMGENLKQFEKEICEYLGARNSISVGNGTDALVIALKALGIGQGDEVITSPFTFFATAESISAVGAKPVFVDVRVDTFNIDPNKIEEKITSKTKAIMPVHIFGQPADMDEIMDIAKKYGLYVIEDACQAIGAEYKGKKVGTIGDIACFSFFPTKNLGCAGDGGMIVTNNDDLATICKALRTHGSGADGRKAYNLLNNIDENMEENNSIDNMVYNPLKYYNYLIGYNSRLDEIQAAILRVKLKELDRWNDLRREHAKFYNENLKDTEFITSFEEKHVKHVYHMYILQSERRADVVSYLKDKGIATGIYYPVPLHLQKVYKGLGYKLRDMPNAEYLSERTFAIPVYPELSKEQRKYIVDVLKSFK from the coding sequence GTGAAAATTCCATTGATAGATTTAAAAAAACAATATGAAACTATAAAAAGTGATGCCGACAAAAATGTCTTAGAAATCCTTTCATCTGCAAATTACATAATGGGTGAAAATTTAAAACAATTCGAAAAAGAAATATGTGAGTATTTAGGAGCAAGAAATTCTATATCTGTTGGTAACGGAACTGATGCATTAGTTATAGCGTTAAAAGCCCTTGGGATAGGACAAGGTGACGAAGTAATAACTTCTCCATTTACATTCTTTGCTACTGCTGAAAGCATATCTGCAGTTGGCGCTAAGCCTGTATTTGTAGATGTAAGAGTAGATACTTTTAACATTGATCCAAATAAAATAGAAGAGAAAATTACTTCAAAAACTAAAGCTATTATGCCAGTGCATATTTTTGGGCAACCTGCTGATATGGATGAAATTATGGATATTGCTAAAAAATACGGTTTATATGTAATAGAAGATGCTTGTCAAGCAATAGGTGCCGAGTATAAAGGTAAAAAGGTAGGTACTATTGGAGACATAGCCTGTTTTTCATTTTTCCCAACTAAAAACCTTGGCTGTGCTGGAGACGGAGGAATGATAGTAACAAACAATGATGATTTAGCAACCATATGTAAAGCATTAAGAACTCATGGCAGTGGTGCTGATGGCAGAAAAGCCTATAATTTACTTAATAACATAGATGAAAATATGGAAGAAAATAATAGTATAGATAATATGGTATATAATCCTCTTAAATATTATAACTACTTAATAGGTTATAATTCTAGATTAGATGAAATTCAAGCAGCTATATTAAGAGTAAAATTAAAAGAATTAGATAGATGGAATGATTTGAGAAGAGAACATGCAAAGTTTTATAATGAAAACTTAAAAGACACAGAATTTATTACATCTTTTGAAGAAAAACATGTGAAACACGTATATCATATGTATATTCTTCAATCAGAAAGAAGAGCTGATGTAGTAAGCTACTTGAAAGATAAAGGGATAGCTACAGGAATTTATTATCCAGTTCCTTTACATCTTCAAAAAGTATATAAGGGATTAGGATATAAACTAAGGGATATGCCAAATGCAGAATATTTATCAGAAAGAACATTTGCTATTCCAGTTTATCCTGAATTAAGTAAAGAGCAGAGAAAATATATAGTTGATGTATTAAAATCTTTTAAATAA
- a CDS encoding acyltransferase, producing the protein MNKKDYFVHESSYIDEPCYIGKGTKIWHFSHIMKNCYIGENCNIGQNVVISPNVKIGNNVKIQNNVSVYTGVICEDDVFLGPSCVFTNVINPRSFIVRKDEFKKTVVKKGASIGANATIVCGNEIGRYAFVGAGAVITKNVPDYALVVGNPAKIIGYVCECGNRLKKVENKYICNSCNKEYEMKNNGLSPKEE; encoded by the coding sequence ATGAATAAAAAAGATTATTTTGTTCATGAATCAAGTTATATAGATGAACCTTGTTATATAGGAAAAGGAACAAAAATATGGCACTTTTCTCATATTATGAAGAATTGTTATATTGGTGAAAACTGTAACATAGGTCAAAATGTAGTAATATCACCTAATGTTAAAATAGGCAACAATGTTAAAATACAAAACAATGTTTCAGTCTATACAGGTGTGATATGTGAAGACGATGTATTTTTAGGACCTTCATGTGTTTTTACAAATGTAATTAATCCAAGAAGCTTTATAGTAAGAAAAGATGAGTTTAAAAAAACTGTAGTAAAAAAGGGAGCATCTATAGGTGCTAATGCTACTATTGTTTGTGGTAATGAGATAGGAAGGTATGCCTTTGTTGGAGCTGGAGCTGTAATAACAAAAAATGTTCCTGACTATGCTTTAGTTGTAGGGAATCCAGCAAAAATAATAGGTTATGTTTGCGAATGTGGAAATAGGTTGAAAAAAGTAGAAAATAAATATATATGTAATTCATGTAATAAAGAATATGAAATGAAGAATAATGGTTTAAGTCCCAAGGAGGAATAG
- a CDS encoding nucleotide sugar dehydrogenase produces MNNKNTIKENLLKKINDKSAVVAVIGLGYVGLPLAVEKAKAGYKTIGFDIQKLKVDMVNQGQNYIGDVVDSELKDLVSKGLLAATTDFSIVKDADFIAICVPTPLDEYQQPDISYVKNSAIEISKYLKKGSIVVLESTTYPGTTEELLLPILEEGSGLKCGQDFFLAFSPERVDPGNLIYKTKNTPKVVGGVGKDSTEIAATMYRNVLEGEVFEVSSPKVAEMEKILENTYRNINIGLINEMAIICHKMGINVWEVIEAAKTKPYGFQAFYPGPGLGGHCIPLDPYYLTWKAREYDYHTRLIEISGEINNYMPEYVVERSSKILNRFKKPLNGSKILILGVAYKQDIDDYRESPALKVIEKFEREGCIVDFYDPYINEYKFKGKIKHGIEELTKNTLQNVDLVVITTAHTKVDYDFVQANSKFIFDTKNAMKNVKNRENIELL; encoded by the coding sequence ATGAATAATAAAAATACAATCAAAGAAAATCTTTTAAAGAAAATTAACGATAAATCTGCAGTAGTAGCTGTTATAGGTCTTGGTTATGTAGGTCTTCCTCTTGCAGTAGAAAAAGCTAAAGCAGGGTACAAAACAATAGGTTTTGATATACAGAAATTAAAAGTTGATATGGTAAATCAAGGACAAAATTACATAGGTGATGTAGTAGATTCTGAACTAAAAGATTTAGTAAGTAAAGGTTTATTAGCTGCTACTACTGATTTTTCTATTGTAAAAGATGCAGATTTCATAGCAATATGCGTACCTACCCCATTAGATGAGTACCAACAACCAGATATAAGTTACGTTAAAAATTCTGCTATAGAAATATCAAAGTATCTTAAAAAAGGTTCTATTGTGGTATTAGAAAGTACTACATATCCGGGAACTACAGAAGAATTACTTTTACCAATATTAGAAGAAGGTTCAGGACTAAAATGTGGACAAGATTTCTTTTTAGCTTTTTCTCCTGAAAGGGTAGATCCAGGTAATCTAATCTATAAAACAAAAAATACTCCTAAAGTAGTAGGTGGAGTAGGGAAAGATTCTACAGAAATTGCAGCTACTATGTATAGAAATGTTCTTGAAGGAGAAGTATTTGAAGTATCTTCACCAAAAGTAGCTGAAATGGAAAAAATACTTGAAAATACATATAGAAATATAAATATAGGGCTTATTAATGAGATGGCTATAATTTGTCATAAGATGGGAATTAATGTATGGGAAGTTATAGAAGCAGCGAAAACGAAACCTTATGGATTCCAGGCTTTTTATCCAGGACCTGGACTTGGTGGGCACTGTATACCATTAGATCCATATTATTTGACATGGAAAGCTAGAGAGTATGATTATCATACAAGGCTAATAGAAATTTCAGGTGAGATAAACAACTATATGCCAGAGTATGTAGTAGAAAGAAGTAGCAAGATACTTAATAGATTCAAAAAACCACTTAATGGTTCTAAAATACTAATATTAGGTGTAGCATATAAGCAAGACATAGATGATTATAGAGAAAGTCCAGCATTAAAAGTCATCGAAAAGTTTGAGAGAGAAGGTTGTATTGTAGACTTCTATGATCCGTATATTAATGAGTATAAATTTAAAGGTAAAATAAAACATGGAATAGAAGAACTTACAAAAAATACATTACAGAATGTTGATTTAGTTGTAATTACTACTGCCCATACTAAAGTTGATTACGATTTTGTACAAGCTAATTCTAAGTTTATATTTGATACTAAAAATGCCATGAAAAATGTAAAAAATAGGGAAAATATAGAATTACTGTAA
- a CDS encoding Gfo/Idh/MocA family protein → MSKLKFAIIGCGRISYKHVEALINNKDEADLVALCDLVEEKAIERKKQYENAVKDSNVKVYTDYVKMLEKENIDVVAIATESGYHAKHAIDCLNAEKHVLVEKPMALSSDDANEMIKLAKEKNLKLGVCHQNRFNPPIQKLRRAIEEGRFGKIVNGTARILWNRNDDYYKQAPWRGTKALDGGTLMNQCIHNIDLLQWMMGSEVERVYAERGTFLRNIEMEDFGAILIRFKNGSIGIVEGSACVYPKNLEETLSIFGEKGTVVIGGLAVNEIKTWIFEDERDYDKEEYSTDIDSVYGKGHTPLYKDFIDAINNNREPLINGEEGKKAMEIVLKAYEFKNM, encoded by the coding sequence ATGTCAAAACTAAAATTTGCAATTATTGGATGTGGAAGAATATCTTACAAACATGTAGAAGCTTTGATAAATAATAAAGACGAAGCTGATCTTGTGGCATTATGTGATTTAGTTGAAGAAAAGGCTATTGAAAGAAAAAAACAATATGAAAATGCAGTAAAGGACTCAAATGTAAAGGTTTATACAGATTATGTAAAAATGCTAGAAAAGGAAAATATAGATGTAGTTGCTATAGCAACAGAAAGTGGTTATCATGCAAAACATGCTATAGATTGTTTAAATGCAGAAAAACATGTTTTAGTAGAAAAACCTATGGCTTTATCTTCTGATGACGCAAATGAAATGATAAAATTAGCAAAAGAGAAAAATTTAAAGCTTGGAGTATGCCACCAAAATAGATTCAATCCACCAATACAAAAATTAAGAAGAGCAATAGAAGAAGGAAGATTTGGCAAAATAGTAAATGGAACAGCTAGAATACTTTGGAATAGAAATGATGATTATTATAAGCAAGCACCTTGGAGAGGGACAAAGGCACTAGACGGTGGAACATTGATGAACCAATGTATACACAATATTGACCTTCTTCAATGGATGATGGGTTCAGAAGTAGAAAGAGTGTATGCAGAAAGAGGAACATTTTTAAGAAATATAGAAATGGAAGACTTTGGTGCAATACTTATACGATTTAAAAATGGCTCTATTGGTATAGTGGAAGGAAGTGCTTGTGTATATCCAAAGAATTTAGAAGAAACTTTAAGTATATTTGGAGAAAAAGGAACTGTAGTTATAGGTGGTTTGGCTGTTAACGAAATAAAAACTTGGATATTTGAAGATGAAAGAGATTATGATAAAGAAGAGTATAGTACAGATATAGATAGTGTTTATGGTAAGGGACATACTCCACTTTATAAAGATTTTATAGATGCCATAAATAATAATAGGGAACCATTAATAAATGGAGAAGAAGGCAAGAAGGCTATGGAGATTGTATTAAAGGCGTATGAGTTTAAAAATATGTAA
- a CDS encoding glycosyltransferase — MKKVKMILTNSFHPDVRVYKEAKYLVTKGFDVEILCWDRENEYINREVEEIEGIKIKRFFQYAKYGTGYKQIIPYIKFIKKCKKYLKNKEYQYLHCHDLDGVIAGFFCKSRNCKLIFDMHEFYEGQDRNQILKFIIRQLVNLMQDKSDTIIYVNEIQKTTMKQKNYDKLIYLPNYPESKSYIGCTKIQSEKLRVSYIGAVRQYNELKNLMDACKNIEGVEVFIHGAGTSYSKLKEIESNYNNVNITGLYHYSQSAYLYSQADILYVVYNMKINNWKISYPVKFFEAIITKTPIIVSKGSMLEEFLKDNDIGFVVDGNNVEEIRELIEYINSNRYILDEKMKNIEKIQFNFTWEEIVKNLYQIYK, encoded by the coding sequence ATGAAGAAAGTTAAAATGATTCTTACTAATAGCTTTCATCCAGATGTAAGGGTTTATAAAGAAGCAAAGTATTTAGTTACTAAAGGGTTTGATGTTGAAATATTATGTTGGGATAGAGAAAATGAATATATAAATAGAGAAGTAGAAGAGATTGAAGGCATAAAAATAAAAAGATTTTTTCAATATGCAAAATATGGAACGGGATATAAACAAATCATACCATATATTAAATTTATTAAAAAATGTAAGAAATATTTAAAGAATAAAGAGTATCAATATTTACATTGCCATGACTTAGATGGGGTAATAGCTGGTTTTTTTTGCAAATCAAGGAATTGTAAATTAATTTTTGATATGCATGAATTTTATGAAGGACAAGATAGAAATCAAATATTAAAATTTATTATAAGGCAACTTGTAAATTTAATGCAAGATAAATCAGATACTATAATTTATGTTAATGAAATTCAAAAAACTACAATGAAACAAAAAAATTATGATAAATTAATTTATTTGCCGAATTATCCAGAGTCTAAGAGTTATATTGGGTGTACAAAAATACAATCAGAAAAATTGAGAGTATCTTATATAGGTGCAGTTAGGCAATATAATGAGTTAAAAAATTTAATGGATGCATGCAAGAATATAGAGGGGGTAGAAGTATTTATACATGGAGCTGGAACTTCGTATAGCAAACTAAAAGAAATAGAAAGTAATTATAATAATGTAAATATTACTGGATTATATCATTACTCTCAAAGTGCATATTTATATAGTCAAGCGGATATATTATATGTTGTATATAATATGAAAATAAATAATTGGAAAATATCATATCCAGTAAAGTTCTTTGAGGCAATAATTACTAAGACACCTATTATTGTTAGTAAAGGCTCAATGCTTGAAGAATTTTTAAAAGATAATGATATAGGTTTTGTAGTCGATGGAAACAATGTTGAGGAAATAAGAGAATTAATTGAGTATATAAATAGTAATAGATATATACTTGATGAGAAAATGAAGAATATAGAAAAAATACAATTTAATTTTACTTGGGAAGAAATAGTTAAAAATTTATATCAAATATATAAATAA